In the genome of Bradyrhizobium ottawaense, the window AATGTTTTTCGTCGCGCCGTCGCGGGCAGGGTCCAGCGTGACGGGGATCGCCATCGCCGCTGTCGCGGCGACCAGACTGCCGGCGAGCAGAATACCTAGCGTTCGGCGGGTCATTTTTTGCGCGATCCCTTGGGCCCAGATAACGATCCTGAGCTTGGTCGCGTCGATCACGGAAAATGTTCACTATCCCTGGTCGCCGGATGACGCACCGCGTCAATCGGCGGCTTGCATCGCCGGACGGATACAACCTGACTTCCGGGTCCTCCATCGAAGGGCCGCCTTCCGGAACTGACATTGGTCTCCATCAAAAACGAAGCTTGCGCTCGACGGGCAACGAATGATCAAATCCCTGATCGGAATACCTGCGCTGGTGGGGACACACATGATGTTCAGGATGATGGCGATCGTCGCGGGCTTGGGACTGGCGCTCGCTGGATCTGCGGAAGCCCAGACGCCGCGCAAGGGCGGAACCATCCGCATGACAGCGCCCTATGGCTCGAGTTTCACCAGCCTGGACATTCACACCACGCAGCGCGCCCAGGACGAGATCTACGCCAAGGCGCTGCATCGTTCGCTCTACATCTGGAATTCCGCGGAAGGAAAGCCGGTCCTGGAGCTTGCCAAGGAGGATGTGGTCTCGGGCGGAGGCCTCGTTCACACCTTCAAGCTGCGCGATGACGCCTATTTCCACAATGGCCGCAAGATGACGGCCGACGATATCATCTGGTCCTACACCCGCATCATGGACGGCACCAAGGCCTATCCCGGCGCGCGGTTTGTCCGCGTGATCGAGGGCGCGGCCGCGGTCGAAAAGGGCCAGGCCAAGGAGATCTCCGGGCTGAAGAAGATCGATGACCTCACCGTTGAGATGAAGCTGACCGAGAAGGTCGATCCCGGCTTCTACTTCTTCACCGCGCTGACCTCGATCTATCCCGCCGACGAGGGTGCCAAGGAGAGTTTTATCCAGAAGCCGATCGGTCTCGGGCCCTTCAAATTCGTCGAGCACGTACCGGGATCGCGCATTGTCCTGGAGCGGTGGGACCGGTTCTACAAGCCCGGCAAGCCCTACGCCGACAGGATCGTCGTGTCGATCATGGGCGAGGCCGCGGCGCGCGATGTCGCTTTCCGCAACAAGGAGGTCGACACCTCGGTGCTCGGGCCCGCGCAATATGTGGCCTACCAGTCCGACGCCAATCTCAAGGGCACCATCGTCGAGGTCGCCGAGGTCTTCACCCGCTACATGGGCATGAATCCGTCATTCAAGCCGTTCGCCGACAAGCGCGTGAGACAGGCGATCAACTACGCGATCGATACCGACCTGATCATCAACAAGCTGGTCAAGGGCAAGGCCTATCGCGCCACCAGCTGGCTGCCGCTGACCTCGCCCGCTTACGACAAGGCGATGAAGCCGTACGCTTACGATCCCGCCAAGGCGAAGCAGCTGCTTAACGAGGCCGGCTATCCCAACGGCTTCGAGTTCGAATGGACCACCAGCCAGAACGAAAGCTGGGGCTTGCCGATCGTCGCGGCCGTGATCCCCATGCTGGACAAGGTCGGCATCAAGGCGAAGGTCAAGCAGGTTGAGACCGCGGTGCTGGCGGAGGTGGTTCGCACCGGCGACTACCAGGCCTTCATCTATTCCCAGGCGAGCGGGCCCGATCCCCAGGCGGCCCTCAAATGCTTCCACTCGTCGACGCCGCAGCCAGCCTGCAACTACATGATCTTCAAGAACGCCGATTTCGACAAGATCGTCGACGAGGCCGGGCAGGCCGACGACCCGGCAAAGCGCGCCCAGCTGCTGCAAAAGGCCAATGCGCTGCTCTACGAGGAGGCACCGGTCTGGTTCTTCAACTACAACAAGGCGGTCATGGCGGTGCAGCCATGGCTCAAGGGGATTCAGCTGAACGCGACGGAGCTGACCCATCAGAACGTCGAAGACCTCTGGGTCGACGAGACCTCGCCCGCGAAGTGACATGCGCTCTCGCGCTCCCTCCGTCGCCACAGACGATGGAGGGAGAGAGGAAAAGTGCCGATGCTCTCCTTCCTGTTCCGTCGCCTGCTGCAAACCGTTCCGACCGTGCTTGCCGTCGTGCTGCTGGTCTTCGTGTTGTTCAGCGTGGTTCCCGGCAGCATCGTCTCCTCCATGAGCGACGACAGCGATCCGCAGGTCGAGCTGCGCATGAAGAAGCAGCTCGGCCTCGACGATCCCGTTTACGTGCGTTTCGGCGTCTACATTGCCAAGCTCGCGACCGGTGATTTCGGCACCTCGTTCCGGACCCGCGAGCCTGTCACGACCATGATCGCCAAGCGGGCTTGGCCGACGCTGCAACTGATCTTCGCGGCCATGGCGTTTTCCGTCGTGATCGGCGTGCCGCTTGGCTTCATCGCGGCACTGCGACCGGGCGGAATCGTCGATACGCTTGCCATGGTCGTCGCGGTGTCGGGCCTTTCCATCGCCAAATTCTGGCTCGGACTTGTTCTGATGTACCTGTTCGCGTTGAAGCTCGGCTGGCTGCCGAGTTTCGGCTATGGCGACGGCGGACTGAAATATCTGCTGCTGCCGGCCGTGACCCTCGGCGTCTCGCCGATGGCGCTGTTTGCCCGGACGACGCGCGCCGCGGTCCTCGAGATCATGACCGCCGATTTCGTCCGCACCGCGCGCTCCAAGGGCATGAGCGAGACGCGGGTGGTGAAGTGGCATGTCATGCGCAACGCGCTCGTCATCATTCTCACCACCGTCGGCCTGCAATTCGGTGGCCTGATGGGGCAGGCGGTCGTGGTCGAGAAACTGTTCTCATGGCCAGGCATCGGCTCATTGCTGGTCGACAGTGTCTTGCAGCGCGACATTCCGGCGGTCCAGGGCTCCATTCTCGTGGTGGTGCTGGCCTTTCTCGCGATCAATCTGCTGATCGATTTGCTCTACGGCGTGATCGATCCCAGGATCAGATACGCATGAAGCTCCGCGCCAATCTCGTCATCGGTGGGGTGTTGTTCGCGCTGGCGATCCTGGTCGGTTTGCTCGCGCCCTGGCTGGCGCACACCGATCCCGTCATGGACGCGAATTTGATGAACGCGGAGGAGCCCCCGAGCTGGACCTGGTGGTTCGGGACCGACGACCAGGGCCGTGACATCTATTCCCGCGTCGTGTACGGCGCGCGGGTCTCGCTGACGGTCGGTATCATCTCTCAGCTCATCAACAGCGTCATCGGCGTGGCCCTGGGGCTGAGCGCCGGCTATTTCGGCGGCTGGTGGGACGATATCGTCAACGCCCTGACCAACCTCATGCTCGCGATCCCCTCGCTGATCTTCGCGCTGGCGATCATGGCGGTGCTCGGACCCGGCCTGACCAGCCTGCTGATCGCACTCGGGCTGACCAACTGGTCCTTTACGTGCCGGATCGCGCGGGCCTCGGCGCTGTCGCTGAGGAGCCAGGGTTACGTGCAGGCTGCGACCGTGCTGGGCTACGGCGATCTGCGCATCATGATCACGCAGCTGCTGCCGAACATGCTGGGCCCCATCATCGTTATCGGCACGCTGGGTATGGGCAGCGCGGTGTTGTCCGAAGCCGCATTGTCGTTCCTCGGCCTCGGCGTCCGTCCGCCGTTTCCCAGCTGGGGCAGCATGCTGTCGGAGGCCCGCGAGCAGATCACGACGGCGCCGTGGCTCTCGGTGTTTCCGGGCCTGGCCATCTTCCTGACGGTGCTTGGCCTCAACCTGCTCGGCGATGGCCTGCGCGACATTCTCGATCCCCAATCGCGGAGCCGGCGGACATGACCGGCGCGCCGCTGATCGAAGTCGAGGATTTGCGCATCGATCTCGACGACGGATCGAGGCGCGTCGCGGCGGCCGAGGGCGTTTCGTTCCGCATCTCACGCGGCGAGACGTTCGGCCTCGTCGGCGAATCCGGTTGCGGCAAGAGCATCACGGCGCTCGCCTTGATCGGGCTGTTGCGGCCGCCGCTCTCGATCGGCGGCGGCCTCATCCGGTTCGAGGGACAGGAGATCCAGCACCTTTCGGCGGCCAAACAGCGGGAGTTGCGCGGCAACCGCATTGCCATGATCTTCCAGGAGCCGATGACGGCACTGAACCCCGTCTCGCCCGTGGGCCGGCAGATCGCCGAGATGTTCGTGCTGCACAAGGGCAAGAGCTGGCGGGAAGCGAGCCGGTTGGCGGTGGAGGCGCTGGCGAGCGTCCGCGTCCCCGCGCCCGAGCGCCGCGTCCACGATTACCCGCACCAGCTCTCCGGCGGCATGCGCCAGCGCGTGATGATCGCGATTGCGCTCGCCTGCGGTCCGGATCTCCTCATCGCCGATGAGCCGACCACAGCGCTCGACGTCACCGTGCAGGCCGAGATCATCGAGCTGATGCGGAATTTGTGCGCCGAGCGTGGAACGGCCATCCTGATGATCAGCCATGATCTCGGCCTGGTCGCGAACGTCTGCCGCCGCGTCGCCGTGATGTATGCCGGCCGCATCGTCGAGGAGCGGGGTTCGGCCGATATCTTCCGCTCGCCCTCGCACCCCTATACGCAAGGCCTGGTCGCCTCGCTGCCGAGGCTCGGCAGCCGCGCTGCGCTCGGGCGCACCAGGCTCAAGGAGATCGCGGGCGTCGTCCCGGCGATCACGAATTTCCCCGATGGCTGCCGGTTCAATCCGCGCTGCGCGCAGGCGACCGAGATATGCCGGACAGTCGTGCCGGAGACGGATTGGCTGGACGCCGGCGGCCTGGTCAGGTGTCATCACCATGCATGAGCCGCAAAACATGCTGGGTGAGCGGAGGCCGGACGATGACCTCATCCTCAGCGTTAGGGATCTCGCGGTTCACTTTCCGCTCGGTGGCGGCCTGCTGGGCCGCGGCAAGCGGATGCTCCGGGCTGTCGATGGCGTCGATCTCAAGCTGAAGCGCGGCGAATGCCTCGGCCTCGTCGGTGAGTCCGGCTCCGGCAAGTCGACGGTCGCATTGTCGATCCTTGGCCTGCTGACGCCGACGCGCGGCCGCATCGTGCTGGACGGGCAGGTCGTGAGGAGCAGGCAATCCGGCGATCGGAAGGCGTTGGCGCGCACCGTGCAGATGGTGTTTCAGGACCCCTACGCCTCGCTCAATCCGCGCCAGACCGTTCGCCGCACGCTGGAGGATCCCCTGCGTGTGCACGGCGTCACCGCGAGGAGCGAGATCGAGGATCGCGTCGCGACCATGCTGCGGCATGTCGGCTTGCGGCCCGAGCAGTCGGGCCGCTACCCGCATGAATTCTCCGGCGGCCAGCGCCAGCGCATCGGCATTGCCCGTGCGCTGATCCTCAACCCGAAAATCGTCATCTGCGACGAGCCGGTCTCGGCACTCGACGTCTCGATCCGCGCCCAGATCATCAACCTGCTGCTGGAACTGAAGGACACTCTCGGCCTGTCCTACATCATGATCAGCCACGACCTCGGCGTCGTCGAGCACATGAGCGACCGCGTCGCGGTGATGTATCTCGGCCGCATCGTCGAGAACGGCCACTGGCGCGAGATCTTCGAACGTCCGGCGCACCCCTATACGCAGGCCCTGATCGCCGCGATTCCTGATCCGCTACACCATGCCCCGCTGGCGACCACAGGCGGCGACCTTCCCAACCCGCTCAATCCGCCGAACGGCTGCGCCTTCAGCCCAAGATGCCGGTACGCCGAGGCTGTGTGCCGGAGCGAGCCCGGGCCGTCGCTGGAGACGCGAGCCGATGGACATGCCGTGAGGTGCTGGCGGGCAGACGAGATCGGTGCAGCGGGCCTTGCCCTATCACCGTCACCCTGAGGTGGCCGCTTCTTCAGCGGCCCTCGAAGGACGACGGCCCGGCTGGCAGCGTGGCCGGTCATCCTTCGAGGCTCCGCATGCGATGCTTTCGCATCGCCTGCTCCGCACCTCAGGATGACGGGTCCTCGCACGACGTTTCACTTCAGCCCGGCCAACACGACATCACGCACCACCCGGACAGGCGGCATCCATTGCTGCTCGTCGGCGTAGTTTCCGCAGGTGATGGCGACCACGATGCCGAGGTCGGGCATCGCGAACAGCCGCTGGCCGCCATAGCCGAAGCCGCCGATCCAGTGCGTGATCGGGCGGTGCGGCGGCTGGCCGTATTGCAGGTCGCCGCTGTACCAGAAATAGCCGTATCGGCGCTGCTCGTCACATGGGACGTACGGCTGGAACGATTTCGCGAGCCAGTCCGACGAAACGACCTGACGCCCATCCCATTGCCCGCGGTTGAGGATCAATTGCCCGACGCGCGCGAGATCGCGCGGCGTCATACGCAGTCCTGATGCGGGCGCGGGCTGCCCGTTAAAGCCCTTGGTCCATTCGGTTGGTCCGATCCCGAGGGGATCGAACAGGTTTGCGCGCGCGAAATCCGGCAGCGAGTGACCGACGCCTTTCACCAGCAGTTGTCCGATCAGCTCGGTGCCGGCCGCGCCGTAGATCCAGCGGGTGCCGGGATCGGAAATGAAAGGCCGGCTGAAGATGTAGCGCAGGCGATCGGGCGCCTGCTCCATCTGAATTTCGCTGTTGGTCGGGTCCTGGTAGGGAATGTCCTCGTTCCAATCGAACCCCAGCGTCATGGTGAGCGCGTGCGCGATGGTCAGACGCTGGAGGCGGGGATCGGTCGCGGCGGCGGCGCATTCGGGGAATTGCGCGATCAGATTCTGGTCGGGCGCGGGCACCTTGCGGAGGTCGAGCGCGATGCCATAGAGCAGGCCGAGAATGCTTTTCGTGACCGAGCGCAGGTCGTGCAGCGTGTCGGGGCCGAAGGCGACGCTGCCGCGCGGAGCACCCCAGACTTCGTCCTCGCCGGCGAAATAGCGTTCGAGCACGAGCTTGCCCATGCGCGTGACGACGACACCATGCAGGCCCCAGGCGCGTTTGTCCGCAATCGCCTTGTCGAGCCGCTCATCGAGGTCGGGCGCGAAGCCGGCGTCGGCTGGGTTGATCGATCGCCATTCGAACTGAGCGGAGGCAAGCGGGCCTGTCGTCAAGAGAAGCGCTCCTGCACCCGCAAGGGCAGCGCGACGATCGATGACAGCCATTCGGGCGCTCGCTCCACGGGGCACGCGATCGGTGCCATGATGAAGTTGTGCTCCTGCATTGCCCGACGTGTCAAACGTCAGCGCGGTGGCATTCACGCAATTGTAGTTTGATAAGCAGCTGAACTTCCTTACAGTTTCTACTGTGCATGGGGTTGTTTTCGCGTTTTTTGTTTTGGGCTCGTCTAGTCCGCCGCCTTTTCCCTCAGCCGCTGCGCATAGACGTTGATGACAAGCGCTGCCAAGAGGATCAGGCCGCGGATCAGGATCTTCAGGAAGCTGTCGATGTTGACGTGGTCGAGGCCGTTGTTGAGAACACCGAGAACGAAAAGCCCGACGATGGTGTTGCCGATGCCGCCGCGGCCGCCGAATAGGCTGGTGCCGCCGACCACGACGGCGGCGATGGAGTCGAGCAGATAGGTGTCGAACTCGTTCTGCTGCGCGCTGCCGAAATGGGCTACGCCCAGCATGCCGCCCATGCCGGAGCACACCGCCGAGATCACCATGACGGCGCCGAGGATGAGCTTGACGTTGAGGCCGGAATATTCGGCCGCTTCGCGGTTGCCGCCGACCATGTAGACGTAACGGCCGAAGCGCGTGTAGGTCAGCACCAGATGGCCGCCGAGCAGCATCAGCGCGGCGATGATGACGAGCCAGGGGATGCCGCCGATCGAGCCCGAGCCGAGCGTGGTGATCAGGCTGGGCACCTTGTAGGCGATCTGGCCGCGCACCAGCAGCGCGGAGATGCCGGCGGCGATCTGCATCATCGCCAGCGTCATGATGAAGGAGGGGATGCCGATCACGGTCAGCCCCAGCGCGTTGACGAGGCCGAGCAGGGCGCAGAGCAGGATCGACAGGATGATCGCGACCGCGCCGGGCAGGGGAATGTTGGCGATGTTGACGTAGGATTCCTGCAGCGTGAAATAGGCGACCGCGATGCCGGTGACGTTGGCGATGCTGGCGATCGAGAGGTCGATCTCGGCGCAGAGGATCACGAAGGTGAGGCCGACCGCGATGATGCCCGTGACCGACACTTGCGTGAGGATATTGCCGAGATTGTCGAGCGTCGCGAAGGAGGGGCTTGCGAAGGCGAAGAAGCCGGACAGGAAGATCAGGGTCAGGAACGGGGCGATGTTGCGCATCTGCGAGCGCAGGAAGGGCGCAACGCCTCGCGCCCGCTGCCCCGCCGCCAAAGCCGTTTCGCTGCTCATGTGCTTCTCCGTCACGCCGCTTCCAGCAGGCGGTCCTTGCTGACCGGCTCGTTCTTGAATTCCCGCACCAGTGCGCCGCGCTTGAGCACGAGAATGCGGTCGGCCAGCGACAGCACCGTTTCAGGCTCAGTCGACAGCACGATGATCGCAAGCCCCTTGGCGCGGAGGTCGCGGACGATGTTGATGACGTCGTTCTTGGCGCCGACATCCATGCCGCGGGTCGGCTCGCACAGCACCAGCAGCTTGGGCGGGTAGGTCAGCCATTTTGCCAGCGCCACCTTCTGCTGGTTGCCCCCGGAGAGCATGCCGAGGTCGAGGCCGACCACCGGCGGCCGGATCTGCAACTGCTCGACCTGGCGCTGCGCGATGTCGCGCTCCTGCGCCGGCTTGAGCAGCAGCGCCGAGATGCGGTCGAGAATGCTGATCGAGATGTTCTTGTAGACCGGCTCCTGGTGAAACAGCATGTCGCGGCGGCTCTCGGGCACCAGCGCCACGCCGGCGCGCAGCGCCGCCGCCGTGCTGGCAAAGGTTTTTGGCTTACCCTCGACGAGAAGCCCGCCGCTATCAGGCTTCAGCTTGCCGAACAGGATTCTCGATAGCTCCTGCTGGCCGCAACCCATGAAGCCGTAGATGCCGAGCACCTCGCCGGCGCGCGCCTCGAAGGAGATGTCCTTCAGGCTACGGGCCAGTGACAGCTGGTCGACTTTCAGAACGACCGAGCTGTCGCTCGGCTGCGGCAGCATAAGGTCGTCGGTGTAGCTGTGCTCGAGCGCCTCGCCGCCGCGCCCGATCATGGCCTCGATCAGCGCGCCCTTGCTGGTTGCGGCGCTTGCCGTCTCGGCGACCTTCCGCCCGTTGCGGAACACGGTCACCGTGTCGGACACGCGCAGGATGTCCTCGATGAAATGCGAGATGAAGACGATGCTGGTGCCTTCTTCACGTAGCCGCCGCAGCGTCGCGAACAGCCGCTCGACCTCGGGCGGAGAGAGGGCGGAGGTCGGCTCGTCCAGGATGACGATGCGGGCGCCGGAGAACAGCACGCGCGCAATCTCGATCAGCTGCTGCAGCCCGATGGGCAAGTCACCCAGCCGGCTCATCGGATCGACGTCGATGCCGAAGCGGGCGAGCTGCTCGCCGGCCTCGCGCGCCATGCGCCGCCACTGCACGAGGCCAAGGGCGTTGGTTGGCTGGTTGCCCAGGAAGACGTTCTCGGCGACCGTGAGATCAGGCGCGACACTGAGCTCCTGATGCACCATGGCAATGCCGGCCGCATGCGCATCGCGCGCCGAGCGGAAATGCGTCTCCTTCCCGTCGATCAGGAAGCGGCCGGAGAATTCGGTGTGCACGCCGGCGATGATCTTCATCAGCGTGCTTTTTCCAGCCCCGTTCTCGCCGACGAGGCCGTGGATCTCGCCGGGATGGAGCGCGAAGTCGACACCACGAAGCGCTTCGACGCCGCCGAAGCTCTTCGTGATGCCCTGCAGTTCAAGGATGGGCGAACGCACCTCGGGCATGGAAGCTCAGATCAGGAAGTGATCCTGCATCCACTGCATCCCGGCGGCGTTGGCCTTGGTCACGACCGGGCCGTCGGTGACGACGTTCTTGGGGATGCCCTGGCCGCTCTTCTCGCCGCCAACTACGGCCGATACGCCCGCGATGATCGCGCCGCCATGGATGCGGCAGGAGGGATTGCGGACGGTCGCGAACATGCGGCCTTCGCTCACCGCCTGGATCGCCGGCGGCATGGCATCGACGCCGCCGATCAGGATGTTGGTGCGGCCCCGCGCCTTCATGATGTTGGCAGCCGCGAGCGCCATGTCGTCATTGTGGAAGAACGCCGCATCGATCTGCGGATACTTGGTCAGATATGTTTCCCAGAGGCGCGCGGTCTTGGAGACGTCCCAGTCTGCCGGCTGGGTGTCGAGCACCTCGATCCCCGGGAATTGCTTGACCACAGAGGTGAAGCCCTTGGCTCTTCCTTGCGCGCCTGTATGGCCGAGCGCGCCCTGCGTCATGATGATCTTGCCCTTGCCGCCCATCGCGTTGCAAAGCGCCTGGGTCACCGAGGCGCCCATGAACTCGTTGTCGGGGGCGAGGAAGGAGTGGACGTTGATCTGGTCGAGCGGCGCGATCAGCGTGTCCATGTCGATCACCGGCGTGCCGGCGTCGATCATCTTCTGCACGGGCTGGGTGAGAGTGCCGATGCCGAAGGCCTGGATCGCGACGAAGTCCCATTTCTGCGAGGCCATGTTGTCGATCGCCGCGCGCTGCTTCACGGCGTCGAGCTGGCCGTCGAACCAGGTGACTTCGACGTTGAACAGCTTGCCCCAGAATTCGGCGGCTTGCTTTCCTTGCGCGCACCATGTGGCCTGCAGGCCCGCATTGGAGAACGCCGCCTTCAGCGGCTTCTCGCTTCGCCCGACCTCGGCGGCCAATGCGGGGTTTATGCCCATGCTGCCGAGGAGGGCAGCTCCGGCGCCGGCGGTCGCAGCCGCCTGAAGAAGATCGCGCCTCGTCGTCGAGAAATCTTTCGTCCCGGACATCGCTCGCTCCCATAAACTTTATCGTCGGCGCGTCATTGATTGCGCGACCGATGTCGAAAGTGTCTCACAAGAGTTGATGCCACTCAATCTGCAATCACACGCGCCATCGCAGTACGCCGCGTGGTGCAGCGCAAAGCGTCAGGCGGTCGATCCGGTGAGTGCGTCGATGTCGACGAGCAATGTGTCCCAGGCTCGCGCGATCTCGATGGACCATTCATCGCCGAGCAGATCGCGCAGCGTATCCCTGATGATGGTGAAGAAGGCGGTGAACAACTGGCGCGACATGCCATAGGCGTCGTGCGAGGCAAGTTCGCAGGCAATCAGACGGAAATGCCCATGACGCATCCCGGCAAAATCGAGAATCGCCTCGATCGTCAGCGCGAGCATCGATCCCTTCACGAGGTCGCTGCCCTTCGAGCGGAACATCGCCTGCGTTTCGGGATGCTCGTCGAACAGGCGCTTGTAGACGAGGGGCGTGAGATCCGCGCAGCGCGAGGCGGCGAGTTCAAAGCTGAGTTCGACTGGATTGGAGGGCATATTCATCGGCGAAAGTGCCATGCAGACAAAAAAAGAGCGGGGCCCTGGCCCCGCTCAAAAATTGTGTCGACCCTATTATCCCCGATTCTAAGATTTGCTCTTGATTGACGGGGCGACGCTGCGTTTTGCGCGCCAGGGGCTCCTCCCGAGACTTGGACCACCAGACTTCGACCTCACGGCCAGCCTGAGCAAGGGGGATGCTAGATCAACTTTTCTCACTTGTCATCATTTTCGGCAACGAATGTTCAAAATTCGAGCAATAGACGAAATGATCGGGCTTTTGGCCCCGCAAGTATATGACAAATATAAGAAATCTGTGGATGCCGGGCCGTTTGATTTGGCTCAAATGCCCCCGCTCGGTGCCGTGCTGGGGTACCACGGTCACAGTTTTCGCCAATTTGCGCTGGGCCAAGTAGGCGGCGGAACTGATCTCGACTTGGGCCCGGCGCGGTGTTTAGTTAGCGGACGAACGAACGGTTCGGCAGATGCGCGCGCGGTTACA includes:
- a CDS encoding ABC transporter permease, whose amino-acid sequence is MSSETALAAGQRARGVAPFLRSQMRNIAPFLTLIFLSGFFAFASPSFATLDNLGNILTQVSVTGIIAVGLTFVILCAEIDLSIASIANVTGIAVAYFTLQESYVNIANIPLPGAVAIILSILLCALLGLVNALGLTVIGIPSFIMTLAMMQIAAGISALLVRGQIAYKVPSLITTLGSGSIGGIPWLVIIAALMLLGGHLVLTYTRFGRYVYMVGGNREAAEYSGLNVKLILGAVMVISAVCSGMGGMLGVAHFGSAQQNEFDTYLLDSIAAVVVGGTSLFGGRGGIGNTIVGLFVLGVLNNGLDHVNIDSFLKILIRGLILLAALVINVYAQRLREKAAD
- a CDS encoding globin, whose protein sequence is MNMPSNPVELSFELAASRCADLTPLVYKRLFDEHPETQAMFRSKGSDLVKGSMLALTIEAILDFAGMRHGHFRLIACELASHDAYGMSRQLFTAFFTIIRDTLRDLLGDEWSIEIARAWDTLLVDIDALTGSTA
- a CDS encoding sugar ABC transporter ATP-binding protein, whose product is MPEVRSPILELQGITKSFGGVEALRGVDFALHPGEIHGLVGENGAGKSTLMKIIAGVHTEFSGRFLIDGKETHFRSARDAHAAGIAMVHQELSVAPDLTVAENVFLGNQPTNALGLVQWRRMAREAGEQLARFGIDVDPMSRLGDLPIGLQQLIEIARVLFSGARIVILDEPTSALSPPEVERLFATLRRLREEGTSIVFISHFIEDILRVSDTVTVFRNGRKVAETASAATSKGALIEAMIGRGGEALEHSYTDDLMLPQPSDSSVVLKVDQLSLARSLKDISFEARAGEVLGIYGFMGCGQQELSRILFGKLKPDSGGLLVEGKPKTFASTAAALRAGVALVPESRRDMLFHQEPVYKNISISILDRISALLLKPAQERDIAQRQVEQLQIRPPVVGLDLGMLSGGNQQKVALAKWLTYPPKLLVLCEPTRGMDVGAKNDVINIVRDLRAKGLAIIVLSTEPETVLSLADRILVLKRGALVREFKNEPVSKDRLLEAA
- a CDS encoding ABC transporter substrate-binding protein, with protein sequence MMFRMMAIVAGLGLALAGSAEAQTPRKGGTIRMTAPYGSSFTSLDIHTTQRAQDEIYAKALHRSLYIWNSAEGKPVLELAKEDVVSGGGLVHTFKLRDDAYFHNGRKMTADDIIWSYTRIMDGTKAYPGARFVRVIEGAAAVEKGQAKEISGLKKIDDLTVEMKLTEKVDPGFYFFTALTSIYPADEGAKESFIQKPIGLGPFKFVEHVPGSRIVLERWDRFYKPGKPYADRIVVSIMGEAAARDVAFRNKEVDTSVLGPAQYVAYQSDANLKGTIVEVAEVFTRYMGMNPSFKPFADKRVRQAINYAIDTDLIINKLVKGKAYRATSWLPLTSPAYDKAMKPYAYDPAKAKQLLNEAGYPNGFEFEWTTSQNESWGLPIVAAVIPMLDKVGIKAKVKQVETAVLAEVVRTGDYQAFIYSQASGPDPQAALKCFHSSTPQPACNYMIFKNADFDKIVDEAGQADDPAKRAQLLQKANALLYEEAPVWFFNYNKAVMAVQPWLKGIQLNATELTHQNVEDLWVDETSPAK
- a CDS encoding ABC transporter ATP-binding protein, with the translated sequence MTGAPLIEVEDLRIDLDDGSRRVAAAEGVSFRISRGETFGLVGESGCGKSITALALIGLLRPPLSIGGGLIRFEGQEIQHLSAAKQRELRGNRIAMIFQEPMTALNPVSPVGRQIAEMFVLHKGKSWREASRLAVEALASVRVPAPERRVHDYPHQLSGGMRQRVMIAIALACGPDLLIADEPTTALDVTVQAEIIELMRNLCAERGTAILMISHDLGLVANVCRRVAVMYAGRIVEERGSADIFRSPSHPYTQGLVASLPRLGSRAALGRTRLKEIAGVVPAITNFPDGCRFNPRCAQATEICRTVVPETDWLDAGGLVRCHHHA
- a CDS encoding ABC transporter permease, with translation MLSFLFRRLLQTVPTVLAVVLLVFVLFSVVPGSIVSSMSDDSDPQVELRMKKQLGLDDPVYVRFGVYIAKLATGDFGTSFRTREPVTTMIAKRAWPTLQLIFAAMAFSVVIGVPLGFIAALRPGGIVDTLAMVVAVSGLSIAKFWLGLVLMYLFALKLGWLPSFGYGDGGLKYLLLPAVTLGVSPMALFARTTRAAVLEIMTADFVRTARSKGMSETRVVKWHVMRNALVIILTTVGLQFGGLMGQAVVVEKLFSWPGIGSLLVDSVLQRDIPAVQGSILVVVLAFLAINLLIDLLYGVIDPRIRYA
- a CDS encoding ABC transporter ATP-binding protein, with product MHEPQNMLGERRPDDDLILSVRDLAVHFPLGGGLLGRGKRMLRAVDGVDLKLKRGECLGLVGESGSGKSTVALSILGLLTPTRGRIVLDGQVVRSRQSGDRKALARTVQMVFQDPYASLNPRQTVRRTLEDPLRVHGVTARSEIEDRVATMLRHVGLRPEQSGRYPHEFSGGQRQRIGIARALILNPKIVICDEPVSALDVSIRAQIINLLLELKDTLGLSYIMISHDLGVVEHMSDRVAVMYLGRIVENGHWREIFERPAHPYTQALIAAIPDPLHHAPLATTGGDLPNPLNPPNGCAFSPRCRYAEAVCRSEPGPSLETRADGHAVRCWRADEIGAAGLALSPSP
- a CDS encoding ABC transporter permease, translating into MKLRANLVIGGVLFALAILVGLLAPWLAHTDPVMDANLMNAEEPPSWTWWFGTDDQGRDIYSRVVYGARVSLTVGIISQLINSVIGVALGLSAGYFGGWWDDIVNALTNLMLAIPSLIFALAIMAVLGPGLTSLLIALGLTNWSFTCRIARASALSLRSQGYVQAATVLGYGDLRIMITQLLPNMLGPIIVIGTLGMGSAVLSEAALSFLGLGVRPPFPSWGSMLSEAREQITTAPWLSVFPGLAIFLTVLGLNLLGDGLRDILDPQSRSRRT
- a CDS encoding serine hydrolase domain-containing protein, which codes for MTTGPLASAQFEWRSINPADAGFAPDLDERLDKAIADKRAWGLHGVVVTRMGKLVLERYFAGEDEVWGAPRGSVAFGPDTLHDLRSVTKSILGLLYGIALDLRKVPAPDQNLIAQFPECAAAATDPRLQRLTIAHALTMTLGFDWNEDIPYQDPTNSEIQMEQAPDRLRYIFSRPFISDPGTRWIYGAAGTELIGQLLVKGVGHSLPDFARANLFDPLGIGPTEWTKGFNGQPAPASGLRMTPRDLARVGQLILNRGQWDGRQVVSSDWLAKSFQPYVPCDEQRRYGYFWYSGDLQYGQPPHRPITHWIGGFGYGGQRLFAMPDLGIVVAITCGNYADEQQWMPPVRVVRDVVLAGLK
- a CDS encoding sugar ABC transporter substrate-binding protein; protein product: MSGTKDFSTTRRDLLQAAATAGAGAALLGSMGINPALAAEVGRSEKPLKAAFSNAGLQATWCAQGKQAAEFWGKLFNVEVTWFDGQLDAVKQRAAIDNMASQKWDFVAIQAFGIGTLTQPVQKMIDAGTPVIDMDTLIAPLDQINVHSFLAPDNEFMGASVTQALCNAMGGKGKIIMTQGALGHTGAQGRAKGFTSVVKQFPGIEVLDTQPADWDVSKTARLWETYLTKYPQIDAAFFHNDDMALAAANIMKARGRTNILIGGVDAMPPAIQAVSEGRMFATVRNPSCRIHGGAIIAGVSAVVGGEKSGQGIPKNVVTDGPVVTKANAAGMQWMQDHFLI